The nucleotide sequence gtacataaataattacagtCTAGTCACAATCAGCTCTCAGCATTGTCTTTATTCTTTGTACCTGGTCCGTTCGCCTTTCCCTACCGTATCTCCTATTAGGGAGCGTAGAAGATAGAGAGACCTAGTCATCCTCAACTCTCTAAAGATGCAAGAGGAGATCATCAGTTCTTCGCAGTTGCTGAATGAGGACACAAGCTTCTTGAGTCTGTTATAAGACTCGATTTGTGCCCGTCCTCTTCTTTCTGATGGAATATAGTTTGGCTTTGAATAATTTTCTCAGCCATGGATAATTACTTTGACGCGGCGGCGTTTTTGTCGTCGAACCCAAATTTGCCGCCAGTATCAACTTTACTTGAATACACCTACCCGAATTTCTCGTAAGTTTTTTTTCGTCAAATAATCATATATTtgctaatataaatatattttgttgatgttgaactttttattttacagaatGCCTTATCATGAGAGCCAAGACTCCTTTTATTACAATGACGCACAGACAAATGCAGTCGCTCCGGACGATCGTAGTAAAAAGTCCGGATACACCGAAGCCAACGCGCAGTACAGAGAACAAGAAGTCACGTCAAAAGCTGTACCCGCAATAGAGCCGATGACAAATGAAGCGCCAACGATTTCAACTAATCCAGACGATTTTTCCGGAGaactaaattttcaacttttcatCAACCGTGACGAGTGCTATAAAAAATCTTTTGTGGTAAgtttaaatttagaaattctAAATCAGCAACTATCGCGTATCACTCAAAATACTAATATTGaaaccatttttttctctccacaGTATTCAAAGCAACTCCGCAAAGTGTTCCTAAGTATGAATAAGGTGCTGCCAGTGCAATTTTCTTGGCAAAATAGCTCGTTCAACCTGCGTGTCCGAGCGTGCATGATCTTTCAGGCTAGTCATAGTCGCGATAAACCAGTCCAACGCTGCCGAGCCCACAAGGCAATCGACTTGGAAGAAAATAATCACGTCGAATCACTGCCAATGAAATTTACGTTTAGGACCTACCAACGAGGTAGCTTGTACCAAGAAGATACAAATAATGGATTTTTATCGATTGTAACGCCTACAGGACTGCTGAATCCTGGCCGTGATTACTTCCAAATAGACTACGTTTTCTATTGCAATACCAGCTGCGTTACTGGCATCAACAGGAGAGCGACATTTTTGGTTTTTACACTCGAGAACGAAAATGGATTCGTCTATGGAAGACAATCacttttaatacaaatttgcTGTTGTCCGAAAAGAGATGCGAAAAAGGAAGAGAATAAAACGTCGAGTCCCCGTGACAAGCGAAAAATCAATAGAGTCAAAAAAGTAGAAAAGCCGGATCTTTATCCAGTACCACGGCCGCATTGTATATCGAGGTCACAGCAGTCGTCATCGAAATTGCCACAGACGATGAAAAAGTTGCCACAACGAACGACGAACTATCCACAGCCAGCGTTCAGATTGCCGCAGTCAATTGCACACTTGCCACAATACATATCAGGCTTACAGCAGTCATCAACAAGCCTGCCGCAACCATCGATAAATTTGCCGCAGCCAACGGAAAATTTTCCACAGCTAGTGATCAGATCGTCGCAGCCAATGGCAAACTTTCCACAATATATACCAAATTTACAGCAGACATCGGCGAGCTTGCCGGAGCCAAGGTCAGATGCACCGCACTCAACGCTCAGATCGTCGCAGTCAACGTCAAACTTTCCGCAATATATGCCAAGTGTACACCAGCCGTCAACGAACTTGCCACAACGAATAATGAACTGGTCAGAGCCAACAGAAAATTCGCCACAATATACACTAAACTATCAAGAACCATCAACGAGCTTTCAACAATCAATGATGAATTTGCCAGAGTCAACGGCAAAGTGGCCACAGCCAACTATCAGCTTGCCGCAGCTCACGAACGACGTGTCAAATTCAACATCAACGATGTCTAACGATAAGATTGTTGAACAGTTCAATATGAATTTACTAGTTTATGGAGGCGAAAATTCCTTGGCTATAATGACATTCTCTTATAAGATGATGTTAAGAGAGGCATACGAAAGCAATGATTTTGCAAGGTATCGAGAGGTGCTCGATAACACAAAGCAAAGGATTGAAGAGCTGCAAAGGGAAATCTTGCAAAGAGATGCAGACTCATCGTTGTAATAAGATTTGGGTtcgtgtatgtatgtatatatgtatatattgtgAAAATATTCGTGAATGTAAATATAAGGTTTATAcgcatatgtatataaaattagaatagtgtaataaaatttaaatttaaaatcaaaatcattGTCTCTGCGATTaatcttgtttaaaatttCCATTCCTCTTATAATCcaaatttcataaaattaaacCAGCCCCTTGCATCAATGATTGGCCATATTAACCGAAGAACAAAATAAGTTAgttcaatatttcaaaaccAAATACGTCAAATTATCTATTTTCATCAACACTCAAAATCTCGCAGAATTAAACGCGCTCATCAGTTTAAAAGCCCGCCAACCCACGTTTTTTCCGTTGCCAAAcgaacattttcaaaataagtaCTTATCTTATATAGCTGAACTGGCAACGCTAGTCGACAGTCGTGGAAATATGATACTCaagtatgtacatacattCAGTTGCGATTATCGTTCGAACCTTCGTGACATACGCATCGCTCTCTCGGCCTGCAGTGCTCCCTTCGCCATCCCTCTGGAACTGCCTgtccttcttcttctgcttttaACTCGCCGCTGAAGCAGAATTGAGCTCGATCTTTTGGATGTTTCGACGACCTCACAACTTTCGAAAGTGAAATTTTGCTGTGGTATAATCCTGCATTTTTGGAGGTACTACTGGACAACCGGGCAGAGCGTGGACTGCCGATATCGACCAAGGACTTTTTGCTCTAAGTACCTGTGAACTTTATCAACACGGATTATCGGCTCAGCATAATCTTTACGAGTATATCtcatttaataatttgtataataataagaattgCATCTATTTATCTTATACATTCCCGAAATTCTATTTTCTCTTGTATGGCTTTTTCTACGCCGTTAAATTGACTATAACTGGGTTGACGACATATCATCTTTTGCTCTTTCAAATTACTGTACAAACGaagctttttttcaaaactatcTTCGATAGTTTCAGGGTTTTTCTGAAATTCTTGAGTGTGATTCTCTAACGTATTTTCAGCAACATTCTCTCTAAACTTACTCTTCACACTTTGATAAGATTTCTCCATTGATGTCATCTTCATAGCTCTTTCAACATCTGTGTCATTAATATTCTCTTCTTCATGGTCTTTAAGAAGATTATGTAAGACTTAATCAGGTCCTAAGATATTTTCCACTACGGTATCAATGTCATCTATCTCAGAAGAAGAatctttcaatattttctcatacttttcaattatatttttataaaattccaTGAACTGAGCATTAACGTTTTCAGGCATCtggaaaatatataatttgacAGTAAAACATTCTatggaatatatttttttaattatttgagaCAGATCATGTTCTCACCTCTAGGTCACTTTCATGATTGTGCGAACATATGAGTTTTTTAACAATGTAATAGGCTTTCTTGACTGGCTTTTGTAATCGCATAGTAAATGGACAGTTGGTTTTCTGACTTCTGAGTAAGAAAAACGTTTATCGTAGCGTAAACGAAAAACGTAATCCAGCGTGCAGCGTAGTCTCACTGCACGCTGGATTAGCCACGAATGCTTTGAGAAACGGACAGAGACTGCTCGAGGATCTATGTACCGCTAACGCGCAGTATAGAGAACAAGAAGTCACGTCAAAAGCTGTACCCGCAATAAAGCCGATGACAAATGAAGCGCCAACGATTTCAACTAATCCAGACGATTTTTTCGGTGaactaaattttcaacttttcatAAACCGTGACGAGTGCTATAAAAAATCTTTTGTGGTAAgtttaaatttagaaattctAAATCAGCAACTATCGCGTATCACTCAAAATACTAATATTGaaaccatttttttctctccacaGTATTCAAAGCAACTCCGCAAAGTGTTCCTAAGTATGAATAAGGTGCTGCCAGTGCAATTTTCTTGGCAAAATAGCTCGAGCAAGCCCAGGCAGACAGGTAGGGGAGGTAAAGGAGGGGAGGGTGGCGCCATGTCTCGTCGGGGAAAGTCTAGTTGGGTCTCGCGGTGGGGGGTGATGACGCAAGAGCGAGTGGGTCCCGGCAGGGCCCCCTGGAGTGGGGATAGTGGCGGTTAAGAAGGGTCTTGGACGGTGTATAgtactttttttgttagtGTGTCATTATATGCTAAAATGGATACTTGTTTTATGCACCCGTGGACTATGATTTACGCTGGTCCTACCTCCGCAGGTAAAACAGTGTTTGTACAGAGATTTTTAAAGCATCTTGATGTGTTGGCTAATGTGAAGTTTgatagaataatattttattatagtgGATAGCAAGAAAGTTATAGAGTGAAAAATGTAGAGATTGAATTTCGTGAAGGATTACCGCGGAACGAGGACTATTCGAACGATCCCGGAAAacgaaaattgttaataatagaTGATTTGATGCGTGACACGTGAAGCATCGTAGAGCGACTTCTGGAAATTCGAGCGCGTAGGGACACGCGCTCAAGCGTTGTTCGACGTATaggttttcgatttttttttccttattCTAGCGTGTGCCTTCACTGACCATTCAGCAATATGGACGCTTAGTGGAGCAGTGGAACAACCAGACTGAACATCTCCAGGATTTATGATCAGATATTTCGCTTTTGATTAAATCCAAATATGCTTCTCATCCCGAGTGTCAGTTACGCATGGAGAAAATCGTCACGCGCTGTGACAATCTCTGTGAGTTATTCTATAAGTTAGATGCAGGCCACAAGGAAGCTGAAAGGGAGAAATTCCAGGGGTTGAGTTTCTATTTCAGGGTAGCCACGTACGTCCGAACCAACGAAGATAGGCAGAGCAAGGCTTCCGGTAATGAGACTATCGTTCCATTGGGGCATTCGAATCTTCTCGACATTTCTCGTTTCTCGGTGTTGCCGCCTATTGCTTTGCCGAAATTTGATGGTCGTCTGGATAAGTGGAACGTTTTTAAAACGACTTTCAGGAACGAGATGCTGCGACTGAACATCGACAACATCACTGAGGAAGCTTGGCGGCTTTTAGGTACGCAGTACAAGCATGTTCGGCTTATCGCTGCTTTTCATATCGACGCAATTCTCGCTTATCCCGTTCTGACCGAGGCTTCTCATCGATCGTCAAAGGACATGGAGACTTCGGTTCGACAGCATTTGGCTGATTTGAAAACCCTCAATACCGTTCCTCCTGATTACGTCGTGACCCGTGCTCTCGAACGAGCTTTGCCGACCAACATCAAGGACAAATGGATCAAGAAGACGTCCATCGACACGATTCCCGATCTCGAGTCGTTTTTTAGGTTTTTGCAGGAAACTAGCCACTACTCGTATGCTCAGGAAGAAGAGGCTAAGGACAAGGCGCCAGCTAAACGGACAACAGCGCAGAACGAGAAAGGAACCAAGTTCCAGCGGGGTATCCGGCAAGCTCAAGCGCTTGTAACAAGTTCCTCCATTTCTTGTTATTACTGCAGCGGTGAGCATACGATCTATCGGTGCTCCGCGTTCACTGCGTTGTCCGTTCAGCAACGGTGGGATGCTGTAAGGACGAAAAAATTATGTAGGAAGTGCTTGCGATCCCACGAAGACAAATGCGAAGCCCGCAATTGCAAAAAATGCGATAAGGAGCACAATACGCTCTTGCACGAAGATCAGAAGTCAGATTCCTCTGCCAAAAAGCCATGACTGGGCGTAGGAGTCCTTAGTACCGTGTCCAAGGCTCTCCAGTCTCAGCTCATGATGAGCGCTGTTGTTATAGTTAAAGATGCCAATGGGGCATAAATTGAGGCTCGCGCGCTCCTGGACACGTGTGCGAATGCGAATTTTATGACCGTAGATTTAGCCAACCGATTGCGTCTCCCTACTCGACCACCTTGCTCGATTCCGATCGGAGAAATTAACGATCTGCGAACTACCACGAAACACTGCATCGATGCCCAATTCAAAGCGATACATGCGGAATTTAGCAAGCGTTTAACGTTCCTCACCGTTCCCAACATAACTAGCGTCACTCTTGAAGAACCGTTTCCTCGCGAATCGATTAAGCTACCCAAGAACATTAGGTTAGCCGATCCTCAGTTCCATCTCCCTCGACAAGTCGACATTTTAATTGGTTCTGGAGCAATGTTGTCCATGCTCTCTATAGGTCAGGTTAACTTGTTTAGGAAAGGAAGTGTGTTATATCTTCAAAAGACTCAGCTGGGGTGGGTGATCGTTGGTGGTATTGATACCGATAAGATTTCCAAGGTGTCGTGTCATCTGTCTCAGTTGGAAAAGCAGCTGGTTCGATTTTGGTCTTTGGAGGAATGCTCTAGTCCGATTGAGCAGGCTGACGACAGCTTAGAATGCGAGAGATGGTATGACGACACCACTGTTCGGCTGTCTGACGGGCGTTACATGGTGAGATTGCCATTTCGAAAGAAGGACCCGGAACTAGGGGACTCGAGGGCGCAAGCTCTCAAGCGGTTCCGGGGATTGGAACGGCGATGCAACCGTGTACCCGGCATGATGGAAGAATTCAGTCGTTTTTTTCAGGAATATCTCGATTTAGATCACATGTCTGTGGTAGTCTCCGAGAATGACTCGGAATATCATCTTCCATTTTTGATAGTCGTAAAGATCTTAAGCCTTACTACCAAGTTTCGAGTCGTTTTCGACGCATCCGCTAAGTCGTCATTAGGTGTTTCTTTGAACAATTTGCTGCAATACGTAGGGCCTACGATTCAGGATAAACTTTACGTTCATCTAGTAAGGTTTCGATCACATAGATATGTGCTAATCGGCGACATAGAAAAGATGTATCGTCAGATACTTATCCATCCCGATGATCGCCGATACCAACGTATCTTCTGGTATCGTGACGGTAAACTACAGGTTTACTAGTTAAATACCGTCACGTTCGATGTATCTTCTGCCCCCTATCTTACGATTCGAACGATTCATAGGCTTGCGAATGACGAAAGCGCGCAGTATCCCCGAGCGGCCGAGATTCTTAGAAAAGACATGTATGTGGACGATCTTCTGACGGACTCAGACTCTCTAGACGATATCTTGAAGGCGCGTGATGAGATAATCACCGTCCTGAAGCGTGGTGGATTTAACATCCGGCAATGGGCCTCTAATCACAACCATGCATTAGATAACTTAGATGAGAAGGTTCTGAGCCAGGCACCAGGTGACGAAACAAACACGGTCTTGAAGACGTTAGGCGTTACATGGGCTTCAAAACGCGACGAGTTGGCTATCGTAGTCAAACTCATGGATGTCCCCCCTAACGTAACTAAACGCATAATCTTGTCGGAAATTGCGAAGATTTTTAACCCGATAGGTTTAGTAGGACCAGTATGTCTGCACGCGAAGTGGATCATGCAGGAATGTTGGAAAGAGAAAATTTCTTGGGACGAATCAGTTccacaaaatttgtttacgcTTTGGATGGATTTCGCGAGTCAGCTGTCATCTCTCTTCAGCGTTTCCGCACCACGCCACGTAGTTTGCGTTAATCCCTCGCGAATAGAGATTGACGGGTTCAGCGACACGAGCAAGAAAGGCTATGGCACTTGCCTTTACGCTAGATCCACCGATAGAAACGGGAAGATCACAGTGCGATTGGTCTGCTCGAAATCTAGAGTCGCCCCTTTGAAAGAGCAGACTATCCCTCGTTTAGAGTTGTGCGGTGCAGTGACTCTTGTAAGACTTCTCATAGAAACTCTTCCAGCTttagaattttcaattgaCCGGATCGTTCTATGGTTCGATTCCACCATAGTCTTACACTGGTTACGTAAGTCCCCACAAGACCTCAAACTATTCGAAGCGAACCGCGTTCGCGAAATTCAGGAATTAGTGGAACGCGCTAGTTGGAGATATGTCCCGACTCAGCACAACCCGGCTGACGCTTTATCCCGCGGACAACTCCCGAAAGAATTCCTGCGAAATGATACGTGGTTTACCGGGCTACTCTGGCTACGGCATACGGAGGCCTCATGGCCCGCGAACATCGTCGAATCGACTCCGGTTTGAAAAAAGGAGGTTGTCTTCTGGTCGACAGTAATAAGGATCGCATGTTCCTACCGCGCTTCTCAAAGCACCGCATGTTGCTTAACGTCGTAACGATATGCTTACGATGGCTTCCTTCGGGGCGACCATTCCGAGGAAAACCCATCACGGTCGAGGAAAAACGAGACGCCGAAACCCGCGTGTTTCGAATTATTCAGCAGGACGCGTTCTCCGATTCAATTGCATGCTTAACGAAGGGTACTAAGGTGAAGGGGTCACATATCGCGGCACTTAATCCATGTTTAGACGCGAATGGAGTTATACGCGTGGGAGGACGTCTGAAGAACGCAGACATCCCTATAGCCAGTAAGAACCCCATACTGCTACCTTCAAGGAATCACGTCTCAGATTTGATTATCCGGGAAGCTCACGAGTCGAATTACCACTCCGGTGTTCAAAGCACTCTTTTCTATCTGCGACAACGTTTTTGGTTGATCGATGCTAAAAATCAGGTTCGTCATGTCATTCGCAAATGTGTCACGTGTATAAGACACAAACCCACTCCGCTTCACTGCAAGATGGCAGATCTCCTGACCGCAGGGTCACCGAGTCTCACGCTTTTTCTCACGTAGGCGTAGATTTTTTCGGCCCCATTTCCattaaagagaaaaagcgGTGTAATCGAACAACCCTTAAGGCGTACGGTTTTCGTCTGTATGGCTACAAAGGCAGTAACCATAGAAATAACTAGCGACTTGACCACCGAAGGTTTTCTAGGCGCGTTCGCTCGATTTATAGCACGTAGAGGTATTCCCCAGCACGTTTACTCCGACAACGGGACTAATTTCGTTGGTGCAAACAATCAGCTTAGGGAACTCTTCGCACTCATCAATTCAGAGGAGTTCAAGTCTAAAGTAAATGCCAAGGCTCTCTCTTTAGATATCCAATATCACTTTAATCCGCCCTTATCTCCACTCGGTTCTCTCCGGATGCTCTCAACGAATACTTTAgctccatctcaaatgaccctcaagctccatctgttgaggagtatctgcgaaccctggagagtctggacctccctaaacacttcatcttcagggaaatcacagaatcggacgtgtcggctgcagtaacacactttaacacccaggccagaggaagtgatggcatcccacaggttgtagtTTCTAAAGCACTGTCAATACTCGCTCCCCtactctgtcaaattttcaacctgtctctgagcgaggcacgctttccctccgcctggaaatcatcgctcgtaagagcactAAATAAAGtcaactctccaacagctgtaactgactaccgtccgatctctctactctctTTCCTGTctatctacgcggatgacttgcaattCTACTGCcaatgcccccttgaggagctcgactcctgttctgtcaggatgagtgctaacgccgagaggataatgggctgggcagcactaaaTAGGCTTAGGCTGAATGTCAGTAAGActaaggcaatcgtcctgggttccccctactatatcaatgctcttcCCTCTACTGccaacacctatataaatatagggggagcccaggtcgactacgaatcatctgtacgcaatctggggttggtgctCGATTCCAAACTAtcatggaaagagcacgtcaCACAAATTtgcaaacgtgctcactctttaatgtatcgtctctacttttttcggaagagcactaacttcagattgcgccaacatttagtgcaagcactcTTGTTTCccatcatcgactactgttcacTGTAATCGGAAATTATAACACTCGAGTTCTCAATATATAGCACTTTATTCTCTCACCCGCCCTCCGATCCAGTACAAAATCTCTAcgcattctctctctccctctctctctccttcgtcCTCTCtctttgttctctctctctctctctctctctctcaccgctCATCTTCCCCGCTCCTCGTTGCCCCGACGGCGCGAAGCTCGGCTCGGCTCGGCGATTGGCGCACGCGCTCTCCTCTcacgctctctctcactcgcactcTCACTATCCCTATCTCCGCACTAGCGCAGCAATGCCACTCTCTACACCTTTCTCggtttctcttctctcttcctcggtGCCGTCCTTCCTCCGCTCCGGTGATGTTTTTTCACGTGCACTACGCACACTCGCGATGTACCTCGAGAAAAATATCACAAAATTTAGAAGAGCCCTGGCAACTTAGCTGTCGCCAGTGGTTCTCGGCGTTCGGCTAACTTTCCTTCACGCGACGTGTAAAAGGCACCGTCGCAACCTTCTAGAGATTATGTAGCTAGCCAACCTGCTACTCTCGCTCACGCTTTACACGAacaactttttatttattcaaacatttGTGAACCCTGTAGTGTAGGAGACGCACATGCGCCTCTGTTAAGTATTGTGAATGTTGAAGCAAGGGATTATAAATACGGTAGTACTATTGTTAAACGATATTCACCTGTTAATTATATACCACTTTTGAACAGTTGTTTccaaattatatatattaatataagaGATCAATTTGGGAGTTCAATACCATTCGAGTTTGGAACGTTGACCGTTGCACTTCATTTTAGaagagaattttaaaaatgaatttctatGACACATATTATAGTGCACAGAGTGGTGGTGGGGGGGTGCAGTATTGCGAGTGTATATGTAGGCTCGCGGGGGCAGCGCGGTCATGGTATTGGTTCCCTCCTGGGTGGACTATTTCGACGAGCATTACCGTTTTTGGCGAAAGGAGCCCGAGCTGTCGGCCGAGATGCCTTGAGAGCAGGTATAAATGTCCTCGACGATGTGACAGAAAATAACGTCATTTAAGGATTCCCTCAACAATCGCCTAGCCGTGTCTGGATTGAAACTAAAACGTACGGCTAATGAGAAAATAAGCGAACTTATGGAAGGCTCCGGCTATAAAGGGGTGGTGTTCAAACGTGCGTCACAGTTTCAGTACAGAGGTGTGACggcgagccctgcgtggctattgtgtgtgggcggctacggccaccacgttgtaaggaagggctgggataaatatacgtgcaagacaatttaataaattgtgtgattacttcctccttctttcccccacgttctcccaaacgccGGCGATTACGTTAAATCCCgagattaatgaaaaatcttggcgcgtacgaggcgtcaagtgttgcgcacctgtgttgggaggcacagcgtcgcaattgGCATCCCTGGTGGGGAACTCGTGATCGCCGAGGTGGAGAGGAGGAGAAATTGGGAGTGTAGAGAGCGTGCGTGAGAGTGAGAAAGCGCGATGAATCGAGCGGCAAGTAACGAAGCACATGCTACCGTAATGCAACGGCTGATGCATAGCTCGCGCGAATTTAGCgcgatgaaatttaaaatcggCCGTTTGTCAGAGTACGAACTCGATGAAGAGCTCGAGGCCAGAGGTTTTGGCTTGCGTGGCTCTGCTGAGGTTCGTTGCGATCGATTATTACGCGCGTATATTTCGGAAGCCAACCCGACTTTGGACGGAGTGCCGTGGTATGAGTGGGATATCGAAGGCGAGAGAGTTGCGATATCCAACGAGGAAATAGAGCGGCGTATTTTGGGAGAAATTCCACAAAAGAAGGGAAAGAAGAGAAGGGTAAACAATGACAACCAGGTAAGGTTGATCAATCCACGTTCTAGCGAAAGCGAGAACGGAGGAGACGATCACCGAAGCGGTGTCAATTTAAAAGTGCCGGCGTTATCAGGACGACCGATTACCTCCGCAGTAATTGGAAACTTGATATCGCCTCCGACTCCCGCACCGCATGGCTACCGGTTTGAGAACCGCATGCCAGTGAGACATCCGGGAGCGTGGGAGTATTTCTCGGCTCGAATAGTACGAGGTATAGGCGAATCACCTATTGCCCGACCGGGACTCAGAGAAATTCCGAGCAGAGTTCCTGTCGCCGAAAGCCGACCTCCGCTAGGAAGAGAGCGGTGGTATACACCATCGACCACTCTAGCGGGAGGAAATGTTTCTGCGACAGCCAACTGTAACGAGCAGAGAAATGAGGAAAGCTCGTCAGTAGCCAAAGAGCGGGAAGAAGTTTGGTtgaaagcgaaagagagagtgagaatcGGTATCGGGAAACGAACGAACGCTTGAATGAACGCGTGACTCGTAAAGGGGAACTCCGCGCGAACGGAATGACCTACGAGCAAGCCAGAGAGAGGGCCCTTGAAGAGGAGCTCGAACTTGAAGGCCATCGCGTTTTTAATCAAGTGATGAATGAGTTCGATATCGAGgtagaggaagaagaagtgcAACGACGGCATCAACGCAATCTCCAACAAGTGCGTGAAGAAGCATGGAACAAGGCGTGCCAAGTGATTCGCCAGCAAAACAGCTTGCGTAGAGAGGAAGAGATGAGATCGGAAGGTCTCCGACGAACCTCGACGCAGGCTATAAAACGGCCAACATTGCAGTGTCCGAGGTGGAGGAAGGAAAGAATAGCGGAGCCCGTTAGTCAGTCAGAGAaccagagagaagagagaaa is from Nasonia vitripennis strain AsymCx chromosome 1, Nvit_psr_1.1, whole genome shotgun sequence and encodes:
- the LOC116415990 gene encoding cellular tumor antigen p53-like, coding for MDNYFDAAAFLSSNPNLPPVSTLLEYTYPNFSMPYHESQDSFYYNDAQTNAVAPDDRSKKSGYTEANAQYREQEVTSKAVPAIEPMTNEAPTISTNPDDFSGELNFQLFINRDECYKKSFVYSKQLRKVFLSMNKVLPVQFSWQNSSFNLRVRACMIFQASHSRDKPVQRCRAHKAIDLEENNHVESLPMKFTFRTYQRGSLYQEDTNNGFLSIVTPTGLLNPGRDYFQIDYVFYCNTSCVTGINRRATFLVFTLENENGFVYGRQSLLIQICCCPKRDAKKEENKTSSPRDKRKINRVKKVEKPDLYPVPRPHCISRSQQSSSKLPQTMKKLPQRTTNYPQPAFRLPQSIAHLPQYISGLQQSSTSLPQPSINLPQPTENFPQLVIRSSQPMANFPQYIPNLQQTSASLPEPRSDAPHSTLRSSQSTSNFPQYMPSVHQPSTNLPQRIMNWSEPTENSPQYTLNYQEPSTSFQQSMMNLPESTAKWPQPTISLPQLTNDVSNSTSTMSNDKIVEQFNMNLLVYGGENSLAIMTFSYKMMLREAYESNDFARYREVLDNTKQRIEELQREILQRDADSSL
- the LOC116415999 gene encoding uncharacterized protein LOC116415999; this encodes MLSMLSIGQVNLFRKGSVLYLQKTQLGWVIVGGIDTDKISKVSCHLSQLEKQLVRFWSLEECSSPIEQADDSLECERWYDDTTVRLSDGRYMVRLPFRKKDPELGDSRAQALKRFRGLERRCNRVPGMMEEFSRFFQEYLDLDHMSVVVSENDSEYHLPFLIVVKILSLTTKFRVVFDASAKSSLGVSLNNLLQYVGPTIQDKLYVHLVRFRSHRYVLIGDIEKMYRQILIHPDDRRYQRIFWYRDGKLQVY
- the LOC116416000 gene encoding uncharacterized protein LOC116416000 — encoded protein: MYVDDLLTDSDSLDDILKARDEIITVLKRGGFNIRQWASNHNHALDNLDEKVLSQAPGDETNTVLKTLGVTWASKRDELAIVVKLMDVPPNVTKRIILSEIAKIFNPIGLVGPVCLHAKWIMQECWKEKISWDESVPQNLFTLWMDFASQLSSLFSVSAPRHVVCVNPSRIEIDGFSDTSKKGYGTCLYARSTDRNGKITVRLVCSKSRVAPLKEQTIPRLELCGAVTLVRLLIETLPALEFSIDRIVLWFDSTIVLHWLRKSPQDLKLFEANRVREIQELVERASWRYVPTQHNPADALSRGQLPKEFLRNDTWFTGLLWLRHTEASWPANIVESTPV